TACCTAATATAACAAGCCAATATTGCGATGTTTGAAATGTAATGTTTTTCAAACTACACCAAGCCCCTGTTAACGTACCTGCAATAACCGCCCACTCAAAATATTGAATGTGCTTTCCACTTCTCGTTAATTGAGCTAGCCGGGGGATTATACCAAGTACAGCTAAAAATGCGACATATCCGCTACCTACTGCAATTCCTCCCGCTAAACCAATTAGAATAACAAATCCAGACTCAATCATCGGCAAGTTGTTTCATATTGTCCTTGTTTTCATGAACAATTACATATTGGTCAAGTGATTGCTGGTATTGGAACATCTCCACTTCTAACGGACTCGGCTCTTCATTAATTCGCTTTTGAAATACATGATTAAAAAATAAGACCATACCTAACCCAAGACCTAATGAATACGGAATTTGAAATAAAAGTGGTTGCGCCTTAAATTCTCCCGTAATCATGTAATATAAACGTTGGTGTACTTGTTGCATACTTACATCTTCATGAAAATAAATGATCGCAAGAGCCGCTCCAATGAAAAGTAACAACCATACAAGTCCGAAGAAAATCGGATGTACTTTCTTTTTTTCATA
This Bacillus paramycoides DNA region includes the following protein-coding sequences:
- the spoVAB gene encoding stage V sporulation protein SpoVAB yields the protein MIESGFVILIGLAGGIAVGSGYVAFLAVLGIIPRLAQLTRSGKHIQYFEWAVIAGTLTGAWCSLKNITFQTSQYWLVILGIFCGTFIGMLAAALTEVLNVLPILAKRVGVEGKIVVLLVALVLGKVIGSLFHWIYFVK
- the spoVAA gene encoding stage V sporulation protein SpoVAA — encoded protein: MEQTIYIKMRNRLKVSPTYEVKLSDVAQLAGDALVVQSLQDEIVYKITAHDKTHVVIDVMKIIEIIQRKAADIQINILGSGQTLVEIIYEKKKVHPIFFGLVWLLLFIGAALAIIYFHEDVSMQQVHQRLYYMITGEFKAQPLLFQIPYSLGLGLGMVLFFNHVFQKRINEEPSPLEVEMFQYQQSLDQYVIVHENKDNMKQLADD